The Tachysurus vachellii isolate PV-2020 chromosome 10, HZAU_Pvac_v1, whole genome shotgun sequence genomic sequence atcatctctctctctctctctctctctctctctctctctcatgtttgaggcatattgaaacttttcatgcttttatgttggccttatttcagttacattgacatcttattctttgtagttttgatttttattcatttttagatttttattgtatttacaactcacctgcatgtggacaccttttaaaaataaatgcatataatcatttttgttgcaaataaaactcatagtccataaatactgtagatttaactttgtttaatatatacatttagttaaattatcaaacatatgtatgacttgccagtgacttgcttgactcaagctacagtacgacttgacttgcttgacataaagcagtgacttgacttgacttgcttgacataaagcagtgacgtgacttgacttgacttgactctcacaaaaaatgactcggacttgcttgagacttgaaagttaagacttgagacttacttgtgacttgcacatgtgtgacttactcccacctctggtaatGCACATACTGTAGGCCAATGGTCAACACATTCAAGACCAACGTGCTGGAAAGTGGCCGATATTCAATTTTTCAACCCTGTACAAGCTTTATGCGGATCAACGAGATGCAGCAAAGTGGTAGCACATCCACCAAATCAACTGAGAAGACACTTGGAGAGACAGTGTTCAGCAGAACTGAGAACGACAACAAAGCTGCTCCATCTGTTGAGGACATAGCCTTTCTAAAAATAATGGACACAAATTTCTATAGAAGTGATGATACAGTAACAGCTGGGTAGCTCCCCTACCATTTAGAGAACCATGCAAGCTGTTGCCAAACAATAAGGAGCAAGTTAATCGTTTAACAAGTCTGCAACGTACTCTGAAAAGAAAACCTGAGATGCAGCAACAGTATGTGGAATTCATGGAAAGGATCTTTACCAATGAACATGCAGAGGTAGCGCCACTACTGAAAGAAGGGGATGAATGCTGCTACCTTCCTACATTCGGGGTCTATCAACCCCAAAAACCCAATCAGATCAGGGTGGTCTTTGTTTCCAGTGCTCGATATTCCAGCATTTCTCTCAATGATGTGCTCCTCACAGGGCCCGACCTCAATAACTCCCTTGTCTGCATCCTGCTATGCTTTCGGAAAGAGAAGGTTGCAATCCTAGCGGACATTCAGCATGAATGACATGGTGCATGAAGACCATCGTAACTTTCTCCGATTTCTATGGCACAAGGACAATGATGTGAACAAGGAAATTATTGAGTATCGAATGAAGGTTCATATCTTTGGTAATCGACCATCTCCTGCTGTGGCCATTTATGGGCTGTGAAGAGTCATCAGAGAAGGTGCACAGGAGCATGGTGCCAATACAGTCAAGTTCCTTTAAAGACATTTCTATGTTGATGATCTGAAGCTGAGGCAATTAACTTGCTCCAAGGAACACAGGCCTCACTAGCTGAGTCAAACCTCCGTTTGTACAAGTTTGCTTTGAACTCTCAGACAGTTATGGAAGCCTTTCCGCCAGAAGATTGTGCCCCAGTAATCAAGGACCTAGACCTGAATGGAGAAACTTCACCCACACAATGGAGTTTATGTCTGCTATGGGAGATCACGACCGacacattcacttactctgCAGTTTCATGTTCAGCTTCATGTTCCACGTACATACACAACAACCTCACTAGTTGAGGCAGTGCACACGGAATGTGTGTATCCTCAGATGCATCTACCAAGGCCATAGGTGCTGTGGTATATCTGAAAGCGCTTCAGAAAGATGGGCAAGTAGAAGTAGAATTTGTCATGGGCAAGGCAAAATTAGCACCCCCGTCTGAACCTACAATCCCAAGGCTCGAGCTCTGTGCTGCTGTCTTAGCAGTAGAGATGGCAGATCTCATTAAGGACGAGCTGGATCTGGAGCTAAAGGACATGAAGTTCTTTACCGACAGCAAAGTGATGCTCGGCTACATTTATAATGATTCGAAATGATTCTATGTGTATGTCCACAACAGAGTTCAATGCATCCATCAGTCCTCGAGACCTGAGCAGTGGCACTATGTACGCACAGAAGAAAACCCTGCAGATCACGCATCGCGATCTTTACCTGCACTATGCTTGGCACAGAGTTCATGGTTTACCGGTCCCTCCTTCCTGCAGCAGCCACGaccaaaaaagacagaaacgaCTGAGATGTTTGAAGTAATTGAACCTGAAAATGACTCAGAAATAGGACCGCAAGTACAAACATGTGTTACTAACCTGAGAGAACCAGAGTTTACCTCTAACTGATTCCAACGGTTCTCCACCTTCACCTCGCTAGTAAGAGGAATATCATTTCTAGTTCACATGGCAAAATCCTATAATTACACAAACCAACACATCAAATGCAAAGGTTGGCACAGATGTGACTTACCCTGTACTCCAGACGAAATTAACCAAGCAAGGAATTTTATCCTTTAAGCAACACAAAAGGCTGCATTTGCAAAAGAACTGACGGCCCTCCAAGCTAACCAAGCCGTACCCAAAAGTAGTCACTTAAAGAAACTCAGTCCAATCTGGAGGACAACTTAATTTGTGTTGGGGGACGACTAAAGTTCTCTGAGCTTGCAATTGCAGAAAAGAAACCAATATTTCTCCCCAAAGATAGCCACGTATCCCTACTGCTCATTCGACACCACCATGAGCAAGTGAAACATCAAGGCCGTCACCTGACAGAAGGAGCTATCAGGGCAGCAGGACTGTGGATCCTGGGAGGCAAGTCACTAATTAATTCAGTACTTCACAAATGCATAACCTGTCGCAAGCTGCGTGGAAAGCTGGAAGAACAACACATGTCAAACCTGCCACCTGAACGCCTAAAGGTCTGCCCTCCCTTTATATATGAGGGGCTCGACGTATTTGTACCCTGGTCTGGCACAGGCAGACGCACCAGAGGAGGACAGGCAGAGAGCAAGCCATCATGTTCTGCCGCATGAGTTCAAGAGCAGTGCACATCGAGGTCATTGAATTAATGGTCACGTCAAGTTGCATAAATGCTCTCACGCGCTTCTTTGCACTCAGAGGCCCTGCAAAACAGTTCCGTTCCGATTGCGGTACCAATTTCATTAGAACGTGCAAGGAGCTCGGGATGGACAAAATGGTGCAGAAGTACCTCAGCTGGGAATTCAACCCACCTCACAGTTCTCATATGGGAGGCTCGTGGGAGCACCTGATCAGCTTTGCCAGAAGAATCTTAGATTCAATGTTTCTGCAGCTGAAAACTCGCTTAACCCACGAAGTTCTTTGCACACTAATGGCAGAAGTTACTGCTATCATTAATGCTTGACCACTCCTACCCGTGTCTGCAGACCCAGAACAACCATTCATACTTTCACCATCAATGCTCCTCACACAGAGGACAGGAGCTCCGCCTCCTCCTGGAGACTTCACAGACAAGGACCTGTACACAAAACAATGGAGACAAGTTCAGGCTCTTGCAAACCAGTTCTGGACCCGTTGGAGTCGAGAATACTTACCTTGCTTGCAACACAGGCCAAAGTGGACGGTACCTTGCAGAAACCTTCAAGTGGGAGATCTGGATCTGCTCAGGGACAAGCAGACAGCTCGCAACTGTTGGCCCATGGCCAGAATCTCAGCCATATTTCCTGGAAAGGATGGCCATGTAAGAAAGGTTGAAGTCACCACGACTGACCAAGGCAATATAAAAACCTTTCTAAGGCCAATTGTAGAGGTCGTCCTTCTTCTACCGAAAGACTGATCTAGAGACTAAGGTTTAGCACTCTTACAAGTTCATAGTGACCTTACCTAGGTCAGGCGGGGAGTGTGTTGTCCTGTAAGgactttaatgtttaaatatttgctttagatatttttgataaatattcttatataaaaaattaacattttataattacCTTTTTATCTacttaatttgtaaaaatatattgtttgttttatgcgATAAGTCACTAACTGTTGCTACTTCCTGTTTCGTCACTTCCGGTTAGCGCTCAGTTCTCAAGAATGCAATGAAACCGGCATGGTATGCTTTCTATAGTATCCATCGCATCCTTTAAAAGGCATCATAGAGGCAATGCCTTTTCACGACGTGCAATGTTAATGAGAGAGTGACAGTAAATGATCAATCTTGCTACGACTCTGTCTTCATTGACTACGGTTCAACTTGGTGTTTAGTCAGCGTTTCAACACTCTGCATGAGAAcactattagattagattagacatgAATGGATGGACTGAATCAGTAGATTGATTGAATGCTAGATAAAATGATGGAAATTATGTAGAGACACTGCAAATCTTACAAggctaattttatttcaattaattttgttttaatgtaaaaaaaatgtctgaaagcAAATTCATCCACACCAAATCTGCGACATCCTGatgcttatttattaaatgtaatgatttttttaagacTATAAATAGTATgagtcacataaacacaggagaattttttttttataaagtaacTGGTAGAAGCTCTAGTGCTGTGATGAGTCTGTTTGGTCATTGTTACATGTTGGAAGTTTGTTTCTCTGTTCCCGTTCcctgttagctctgtgttctgccttgttctgtctgtttcttgtgttttggataaTTAAACTTtagactgcatttggatcctcgctcgcctttgtcctgcatcacgACAAGTGCAGAGACATTATTGTTGATGAGAGCTAACTGGAAGTAAACGTTACACTAGATCAGGGGttggcaaccttaaacacccaaagagccatttggacccgtttcccacaggaaaaaaaaccacagggagccacaaaacccatttgacatctaaaatgaagataacactgcatatatcgtttttttaccattatggaaagtatagaaaaaactagtgttgcatttatgaaatcaatgaactgctaccgagtaaacgaaattttatttctgcaagcaaacaaaaatattttgaacagtttgaactaaccttaacaaaaaagatgctgggttgaaggttactttcacataaaatgttcaatgtctaattgagtcctcttcgtattcatgacatcaaaattttaacacttaagtaaagttggccgcatattcacagattggagtttcccgagtcaataactcctgagctaaacgctgttattacacaaataacacctcttttctatcgtagtaatgtagagatgcagctacaacccaattttcctcaaaatcatctttcctccgcgttggacaaaatacacaagtctctatgtgcaaacggctgagaaacagattccaagggaccgtctgcaaagtgcaaaaacccGAAAAACGAATACAAagaaacagtcaataacttcactgtaatacactgaacactgtactgtgaagtttttgattttttttattatgaaaaatcataaaaattatacaaaaagacatttctcccaaataagtgttgtagtataactatcaggacatcagtgatgtgtgagctggtgacagtacagtgtattacagtgaagttattgactgttttttgtattcgcttttcgggttttgctctttgcagacggtcccttggaatctgtctcaggtgttcgcacatagagacttgtgtattttgtccactgcggaggaaagctgactttgagaaaaacaaaatatgacgcatattttgagcgacaaaaaattaaacacggtttattttaatgttacaagagcataatcttagaatttcattttttttttaaaccaactaactaaaataaaataaacttaaattaaatatttattttccaaatctacagggagccgcagcactagatacttttatttatttaattttacttttcatATCAATTTTCTTATGTAATGAGAAGGTATGTGAATCTGTGTACAGAAGTTAAAATTTATATTCaagatttaatttacattttttagctGTTCAgagattcatattttataattcagattttcaaaaaaaaattcagattcaGTATTTAAGTTGTCAGCTATTCAGAAAAATTTCAGTGCTCAAGTTCAACACAGAAAATTGTAGTTTATTGTGTagttattaaaattttaaaggtgtgtttaaaatatataaaatgtaaaaatttaaaaacaaactgtttCACTCAAccactttgttttatttctaaatgtaaaacGTACCAGTggtctcatttatacagcagttttcgcgcaaaggttgtgatctataaaaaacaaacttgacgagaaaatgtgcgcacctttaagcaaactttgaggcGTGCGTAcacacattctggagacaaagggaattggcgacacagatggtgaggtcgtgttagattgtagaaaatacatgtgagaagaacgattataagaatgaatgacatttaattttcactccatttcatacgttatatccacattatcatgaagattaaatccaacagtgttatttgtgccgattgttttaggctatatacatctagtaaaatccaaacgtaattcaaaatgtattaaaaataaaataataataataataataatcagcgctactccatccagggtgtatcctgccttgatgcccaatgacgcctgaggataggcacaggctccccgtgacccgagtagttcggataagcggtagaaaatgaatgaatgaataatcagcgctgccttacagtcacattgtccacaacgggagcgcaggaggagacggcgcgactacatgtgatacagaatagcatgaaatacccttttattagagaactgcagaacacagtgtaaaaatgaaatattttccttaatgtacatatatcataaaatgtcaaagtctgcaaatacagtcatgaagcacaatcgctactcatcatcggtcctaactattacggtgttcattacaaaaccgtcatgaagaagtatgtgttcactataacattttcgtcttaaattttcgcccacaaattaattctgtgattttgtcaaggtgttaacgatcagtctaattgctagaaacatataaatcctccagtgacccgggtatgtaatgcttcatgatggcactgctggcactgttggaggattatgctaatggcagaataaggagagaacgagtttccTCCCCCATTATGATAACTGGCTAATAaaccgatttagattccctagagctgtgctcttagatatatgtgttgaattgggtccagtattagagagggcaacatgccggaaccatgccattacagtccaaatacaagtcctcaccactctggggttcttggcaaccggctgtttccagcgggaattggcagacaggtaaattatttatataaaaaaaactataagtaatcctcaaatttgtgtctaagacctttttgtatatgaaataattctattggaatctatcatctcaccctataggtctggtatatcacagccatccctgagtgccataatatctgtcgttttgaatagtatacttaatatgggtagtcgatacatcagattcccctacactgtgcgagaacaggctgaaattaaaatgcaatttgcagcaatgtctggtttcccaaatgtaatcgccacaattgactgcgctcatgttgctataagggcaccatctgaaaatgaatttgcttatgttaatagaaagcatgtgcattctataaatgtgtaaatcatatgtgactccaacgtgaccctcacaaacattgtgccacgctggcctggttcaacacatgattcctttatcttgacacataacagtgtagggaacagactaaatgcaggtgcagtacgtgatggctggcttcttggtgagtttaacaatattaaaaagtagaaactgtaacaattttgtttttaatataattataacaacgttgcttttaatataattataacctgcaggcgacagtggctaccccctgagacgctaactcttcaccccatttttaaaacctgcagagcgcagaggaaactcattataacgaggtccactctcatGCCCgtgcagtgatttgcattgactatttatggttaaaaatgggcgtgtacagggcgggatttgaggctggttcacgtacgcacatctgcgggtgatctgtgatcaccctcggaattttttttggcataCGCCATTTTTGgtttttgggcgtacgtaaacttttagtagggatcctacgcacagttttataaatgagaccccaggtgtTTATCACTCAAGGTTTTTACctcaaatgtttttctctcatgttctgtGAATCTTTCTGtgtatttcctgaaaaacaaaaaacaaatcactaAAATTTCAGAAGGaacctttttatatttcttatctttaACAGACTCCTATAAACTGTATTTTGTAaattgtaatgaaataaaatgtaaaaaaaatcttctacaaatccttttataaatcaataatgAATATGATAAACTGgatgatgatttaatattttctacatgtttactcatatcacacactgtgtgtttctctcagtggatgtgactctggatcctgatacagcAAATCCATATCTTATCCTGTCTGCTGATGGAAAACgagtgagagatggagacaAACGACAGAATCTCCCTGATACTCCACAGAGGTTTGATTCATGTCCATGTGTTCTGGGAAATCAGAGTTTCTgctcagggagattttattatgaggtgcaggtcagaTGGAAAACTGGCTGGGATGTTGGAGTGGCCACagagaacattaacaggaagGGGGAGATTATACTGACTCCTGAGGATGGATTCTGGACTGTGGTACTGAGGAATAAGAATCGGTATAAGGCTTGTGCTTGTCCCTCTGTCcccctcacactgagagagagggtggaggtggtgggggtgtttgtggattatgaggagggtctggtctccttttatgatgtgaagtccagatctcatatctactctttcactggtcagactttcactgagaaactctatCCATACTTCAGTCCTTGTTTAAATAAAGGAGGTAAAAATTCAACACCActgatcatctctcctgtatttaagactgaataaattTAAACCTCACAAATTTGATCATCAGATGGTAAGAGTAGAAagaatttgtttacttttttggtTAGATTTTAGAAATACATATAtccttttaaaatgctgtacatattattttattacctggTTTTAATTGTAATCCTATAGTCTGTTTGTTATGATCATGTGACATTATGATTgtagaactttgtcattacaaATCACATATTAAACTATTTATCCAGCAATCaggatattttgtgtttgtttttttgtttatgggaatgtattttatttcactgtattgGTGTGTTCTTTGTTACATTATAAATAGTTGGAGTAATTCATAGTTTATTTATAAGATGAAAAAACCCAGGTGTAATTAATTTGTTGTTATCCCATGATGCTCCGAGTGTACTATGTAAGACTGGAAGTGTAGAAGAAAGTTAGCACTTTTCTTCTTGACATGATCTGCAACCTCTGCAGACAGTGTTGTATTAATCTTCAGTTCAGGTCTCTTGGTGAATATCTGGTTACATAATGGACAGTGACAGTGTTGATCCTTGTCCCAGCACAGTGTAAGGCAGCTCTTACAGAAGTTGTGTCCACATGGAGTGGTGACTGGATCAGTGAACACATCCACACAGATCGGACACAGCAGCTGATCTTCAGACAGGAGACTGCTGGAGTCATGAGAaactagaaaagaaaatgttacacattGTTGATAAATGGTGTAAATAGAGTAAACTGCATCTGTAGGTTAGgtgtgaaaatcacagaccAGAATGTCTACAAGTTTTCCTAAACTGTGTAAAGGCACTTATTGGGGTGTCAGTTACTattagtgtaaaaatgttatttttgtagaatagattcatgaatttttcagtgaatgttatttaaaatgtatctcTCAATTAAGATAAATCTCAGAAGCAcctgcatttaaaataataaataatgcgATGTGATGAAGAAAAGTGATTTTCATCCAAgagctgattattttaaaataaaacttttcatGACTGAATGATTTGAGTGCTTTAATCATCTTATATAGTATGTTATGTCTTAGGATGtatttttttgctctctcttctctctctttgttcatTTTGACTTGGTTGTATAGTGACATTCTTTTTTGTGACAGGATTGGGGTTGAGTTGTTGATCCTCACAGTTGACATACACCACCTTTATTCTGTTACTCATCCTTCCATCCCCAGACTCCTTTTGTTCCCTGGGAATGTAACGAAGTATCACTGCTGAGCTCCAACAATAACACGTTTTTAGTCAACAAAGTGACACATTTTTCAGCCTGTAGtttcatgttaatgttcatttacagaTTCCTAGATTATTAGTCTTAGACTTTTGGACAtcaatgtgtatttaaaatgttgtgttatacATTGTTTGGtgttacattatacattttgaagttatttataaagttttaaGTGTTGCAAGGTTTTGTTAAACAAAGTTTGTAATAATCATTAAAGATGAATCACAatcatattttttgttaaaggCATTGATTGAactatttgtaaatatatttttgtaattacacagtaatatttattGAAGCAATCGTTTAGccataatacattattttataatacattattttataatattttattaagaatGCTGTCTGACCTTCTGAGCACGTGACTAGAAGCTgtttgtgactagaaattgttattaccagtgatgatttatgtaaaatattagagGGTCCGAAGGAGCTGGAGACGAGATGGCGAGACTCAGGGACTCAATTACATATTGAATTTATAactaataaagtaatataaagcCTCCATAGTTACaggatcagtgtaaataaatgtctgtttaactcagttatgtctgtctgcagtgttaaacctaatgaatgacattaaaacatttagtctgttatttaaaacacatgtaaacattctcattgtaataaacacagaatttcactgttctTTCTCTCAGCTTTCAGCTCAATAACTGTATCATTCACAGTTTCTCACATCCAGATAAGTTTGTAAGTGTTTAAGTTTCACCCAGTGCTCACTGCTGTACTtctttcacagacacacacacactcttttcccACTTAATTCAGAGTAGCTAACACATTTTGTCAAATTTAGTCTTTAGGCATAAGATGTCATCTCACTAGCTTCACTTCTACTCATGTATTATACAGCCATTCGAACTGCACATGTAATAAGAGTTATGTGGTTTATTGTTCCTGCAGTTTATCCTGATTACTGGATAAGATCTTTTTCAAAGGAAGACATAATTCTAAATAATTTCATCTTTCTGCAGATGGCAGCATTGAATGATCCAGGCCAACATGGCAGAGGGAGGAGGTGAACATTTATAAGAAATTATGGGGTTTACAGCTTTTACGATTctaaatattattgtttaatataatcTGATGTTACAACCCAGTCTAGGGTTGGGCTGCACAGAGTTACAGCTTGGTATTCAGAGATTGGATACCTTCATAGataacaaaagaaacaacacaAAGTAGGATTTCTAGGTAAGTGTATTTACAGACAAATGATATATACAGCCAACAACACTGGTGTCTCTTCAAGGTGGgccaaggccaaaataataaaaaggtctaatagtaaataaatagctATCCTTACCTTAAAGCAAAGCCAAGAAAAATACAAGGGAACTCCCTACCAaaacacacaggagaaaaaGGAACCCACTCCCAAAGAAAAAAGGCAGCCAAACTTCTACTGCCAGTGAAACAGTGACAAATTTTACAGtgagatatatgtatatatacaatgtGTAACACAGCAACAAATCCAAGGGTAAACCAAGCTCAGAGTCAAAAACAGGCAGAAGTCAATACTGTACCAGAACAAGAACGATCACAAAAGCACAATAATCCAActatcacaacacaacaaacaaccACCACTAccagtgttgccagattggactAAAGATTTCCTGCCCAAATACAGCTTAAAACCCGCCCATTTCAAAAAATACCAGTCCAAAATACATACTGTTATTAAAACTGttatagaataaaacacacaatttttttttcttattaaacaacCAGACTAACAAATCGCACATTGGAGAGCACCAGGCTCACCCCAAGTATATCcagtgcatcttttttttttttttaaatataaatgataattttaataaaacacaaggtCTACATCGGAAACCTCAGAAGGggacaacatttttttattgttcttgtgCTACTATTGTCAGAGCTACAGTTCTTTTCTAATAGGCCAATTCtcaaatcatttcattatacttttctttttgtattagtAGGCTACTTACAAATTTGTGCTTAATTACCaactaataattttttttatattattaaaattattattattatttaacttatAGACCACTGGGCGAATCATCATGAATTCtcgttttttccttcttttaattttaaataaaataatgactgaATGATACACTGAATCGTCACTAGACACTATATCAGCTATTACGTTTCAGAAatgatcaaacatcagaattgtacatctgtactctgtactctgaTTTCTGATTGACAGTATTTACAAAATGCCTTTGTATCATCGCCTACCACAGGTGTAATACATGTTTTTAAAGACGGGTCGCTCTCCCATTCCTTTCTGTAGGACTTGAGCTGGAGACATTTATCTacaacgttaatcggcggaaagccgcaaagacagcaaccaaaagcagtgaaatgtcactattcttattaccagagttgtagcacaaacaaaatattaatgcaaacaatccattcaatgctaaataaaaataacatttaatgatttggtctttgtcttgtgaatatttttattaatgactgcattcattggacacactgtttgtagagaatgcacacacacatgaactgatttgattcaagactggcatcattacatcatgcataaaattttggtgtccactttgccatttaataatcccataacttttggcttaaaatgtagtcatataatatataatataaaattctcactgagggctaaaaccccataaagatgaaatcctagaaccgcccctgctcttatgcctaccgaaaaatcactgaa encodes the following:
- the LOC132851978 gene encoding E3 ubiquitin-protein ligase TRIM8-like; translated protein: MTVALVVIRKWKMKNIEESKVMMKFAESVSHDSSSLLSEDQLLCPICVDVFTDPVTTPCGHNFCKSCLTLCWDKDQHCHCPLCNQIFTKRPELKINTTLSAEVADHVKKKSANFLLHFQSYIVHSEHHGITTN